A part of Ictalurus furcatus strain D&B chromosome 8, Billie_1.0, whole genome shotgun sequence genomic DNA contains:
- the scyl1 gene encoding N-terminal kinase-like protein isoform X2: MWSFFARDPVKDFNYEILPDSQDKTGIWTLHRGKRKTTGEPVSVFLYEVGQGTEEQTQLAKAAFKRMKTLRHPNILAYVDGLETEKSLYLVTEPVTPLAAHLKTQAEKGGSGELEISWGLHQIVKALSFLVNDCHLLHNNLGIWAVFVDRAGEWKLGGLDHVISDQGEPSSLPPGKVLNPDLEKYDPPEGPKSTGEKWSGDVWRLGCLIWEVFNGPLPRASSLRSLGKIPKQLVPHYCELVGANPKARPNPARFLQNCRAPGGFLSNSFVESNLFLEQIQIKEPAEKQQFFQDLSDNLDSFPEDFCKHKVLPQLLTAFEFGNAGAVVLTPLFKVGKYLSAEEYQQKIIPVIVKMFSSTDRAMRIRLLQQMEQFIQYLNEGAVNSQIFPHVVHGFTDTNPAIREQTVKSMLLLAPKLSEANLNQELLRHFARLQSKDDQGPIRCNTTVCLGKIAPYLNAGMRQRVLTSAFSRATKDPFPASRAAGVLGFAATHHYYSVSECAMRVLPTLSPLTVDPDKNVRDQAFKAIKSFLNKLETVSEDPSKLAEIEKDVSASAQASSSAATWAGWAVTGVSSLTSKLIRNAPAGTEGATAENAPTAQPAAATSATNTSETKATVSSSTTVTNQTEDTRPPEQTQEPVGDRWDDEDWGSLEDPEKAQTDPDDWNSDWSTMSSTQKKGSGGRTSSVAMKKQSSDWSSSGWDADDSWSNEKDTDGQVQSSPADEGWGNDWEDDGELAASFTPTPQNTSSGSSAFLPKNSSGQEGLRLASEYNWDSSGAKGTTSDLFSGMSQRAGSTSTAMTDDGWGADAGGEWGTENWESLDGDQGLSKAELAKKKREERRKELEAKRAERKAAKGPLKLGARKLD; encoded by the exons ACGGAGAAAAGCTTGTACTTGGTCACAGAGCCGGTGACTCCTCTTGCAGCACATTTGAAAACTCAGGCAGAGAAGGGTGGGTCAGGAGAGCTGGAGATTTCTTGGGGCCTTCATCAGATTGTG AAAGCACTTAGTTTTTTGGTGAATGACTGCCATCTCCTGCACAATAACCTTGGGATTTGGGCCGTGTTTGTGGATCGAGCCGGCGAATGGAAGCTAGGAGGGTTGGATCATGTGATCTCAGACCAAGGAGAACCTTCCTCATTACCCCCTGGCAAAGTATTGAACCCAGACCTGGAGAAGTATGACCCACCAGAAGGCCCCAAAAGTACAGGAGAGAAATG GTCGGGAGATGTGTGGAGGCTGGGTTGTCTAATTTGGGAGGTGTTTAATGGACCTCTGCCTCGTGCCTCATCTCTGCGATCTCTTGGCAAG ATCCCAAAGCAGTTAGTGCCACATTATTGTGAGCTGGTAGGAGCAAACCCGAAGGCTCGTCCCAACCCGGCTCGTTTCCTGCAGAACTGTCGTGCCCCTGGAGGCTTTCTGAGCAACAGTTTTGTGGAGAGCAACCTGTTTCTGGAGCAGATCCAG ATCAAGGAGCCAGCAGAGAAACAACAGTTTTTCCAGGACTTGAGTGACAATCTCGATTCTTTCCCTGAAGATTTCTGCAAGCATAAAGTCCTGCCTCAGCTCCTCACAGCTTTTGAGTTTGGCAATGCTGGTGCCGTCGTCTTAACACCACTTTTTAAG GTGGGAAAGTATTTATCTGCAGAAGAATACCAACAGAAGATCATCCCTGTCATTGTGAAGATGTTTTCCTCTACTGATCGTGCAATGAGGATACGGCTTCTGCAGCAG ATGGAGCAGTTCATTCAGTATTTAAATGAAGGAGCAGTCAATTCCCAAATCTTTCCTCACGTAGTTCACGGATTCACAGACACAAATCCAGCCATCAGAGAGCAGACGGTCAAG TCTATGCTTCTGTTGGCTCCCAAGCTGAGCGAGGCCAACTTGAACCAGGAGCTGTTGCGTCACTTCGCACGGCTGCAATCAAAAGATGATCAGGGTCCCATCCGCTGCAACACCACAGTTTGTCTGGGAAAGATTGCCCCCTATCTCAATGCTGGG ATGCGTCAGCGGGTGTTAACCTCGGCATTCTCCCGTGCCACTAAAGACCCGTTTCCTGCGTCACGTGCAGCAGGAGTACTGGGCTTTGCTGCCACACACCACTATtacagtgtgagtgagtgtgccaTGCGCGTCCTACCCACCCTCTCCCCACTCACTGTGGACCCTGACAAGAACGTCCGAGACCAG GCATTTAAAGCCATTAAGAGTTTCCTAAATAAGCTGGAGACTGTTTCTGAAGACCCATCTAAGCTAGCTGAAATAG AGAAGGATGTGAGCGCATCTGCACAAGCAAGTAGTTCAGCAGCGACGTGGGCTGGCTGGGCGGTAACAGGAGTCTCCTCTCTTACGTCTAAACTCATCCGCAACGCTCCTGCAGGCACAGAGGGGGCAACGGCTGAAAATGCCCCAACTGCTCAACCTGCAGCTGCTACCAGTGCCACAAATACATCAG AGACAAAAGCCACTGTTTCATCCTCCACCACTGTTACTAATCAAACAGAGGACACGCGTCCTCCAGAACAGACACAAGAGCCGGTTGGAGATCGGTGGGATGATGAGGATTGGGGAAGCCTTGAG GACCCTGAGAAAGCACAGACAGATCCAGATGACTGGAACTCTGATTGGTCCACTATGTCTTCAACACAGAAGAAGGGCAGT gGGGGGCGGACATCCTCTGTTGCCATGAAAAAGCAGAGCTCTGATTGGAGCAGCTCTGGCTGGGATGCTGATGATAGCTGGTCCAACGAGAAGGATACGGACGGTCAGGTTCAGAGTTCACCGGCAGATGAGGGATGGGGCAACGACTGGGAAGACGATGGAGAGCTAGCAGCGAGCTTTACCCCAACCCCACAGAACACTTCATCTGGTTCTTCAGCCTTTCTTCCTAAAAATAGCTCTGGACAAGAAGGCTTACGACTGGCTAGTGAATATAACTGGGACAGTTCGGGTGCAAAAGGGACAACATCTGACCTGTTCTCCGGCATGTCCCAGAGGGCCGGTTCTACCTCAACTGCTATG ACTGATGATGGCTGGGGAGCAGATGCTGGAGGCGAGTGGGGAACAGAGAACTGGGAGTCCTTGGATGGTGATCAGG GTCTCAGTAAGGCGGAGTTAGCCAAGAAGAAGcgtgaggaaagaaggaaagagttGGAGGCCAAACGAGCAGAGAGAAAGGCAGCTAAAGGTCCCCTTAAACTGGGTGCACGCAAACTGGACTGA
- the scyl1 gene encoding N-terminal kinase-like protein isoform X1: protein MWSFFARDPVKDFNYEILPDSQDKTGIWTLHRGKRKTTGEPVSVFLYEVGQGTEEQTQLAKAAFKRMKTLRHPNILAYVDGLETEKSLYLVTEPVTPLAAHLKTQAEKGGSGELEISWGLHQIVKALSFLVNDCHLLHNNLGIWAVFVDRAGEWKLGGLDHVISDQGEPSSLPPGKVLNPDLEKYDPPEGPKSTGEKWSGDVWRLGCLIWEVFNGPLPRASSLRSLGKIPKQLVPHYCELVGANPKARPNPARFLQNCRAPGGFLSNSFVESNLFLEQIQIKEPAEKQQFFQDLSDNLDSFPEDFCKHKVLPQLLTAFEFGNAGAVVLTPLFKVGKYLSAEEYQQKIIPVIVKMFSSTDRAMRIRLLQQMEQFIQYLNEGAVNSQIFPHVVHGFTDTNPAIREQTVKSMLLLAPKLSEANLNQELLRHFARLQSKDDQGPIRCNTTVCLGKIAPYLNAGMRQRVLTSAFSRATKDPFPASRAAGVLGFAATHHYYSVSECAMRVLPTLSPLTVDPDKNVRDQAFKAIKSFLNKLETVSEDPSKLAEIEKDVSASAQASSSAATWAGWAVTGVSSLTSKLIRNAPAGTEGATAENAPTAQPAAATSATNTSETKATVSSSTTVTNQTEDTRPPEQTQEPVGDRWDDEDWGSLEDPEKAQTDPDDWNSDWSTMSSTQKKGSGGRTSSVAMKKQSSDWSSSGWDADDSWSNEKDTDGQVQSSPADEGWGNDWEDDGELAASFTPTPQNTSSGSSAFLPKNSSGQEGLRLASEYNWDSSGAKGTTSDLFSGMSQRAGSTSTAMKTDDGWGADAGGEWGTENWESLDGDQGLSKAELAKKKREERRKELEAKRAERKAAKGPLKLGARKLD, encoded by the exons ACGGAGAAAAGCTTGTACTTGGTCACAGAGCCGGTGACTCCTCTTGCAGCACATTTGAAAACTCAGGCAGAGAAGGGTGGGTCAGGAGAGCTGGAGATTTCTTGGGGCCTTCATCAGATTGTG AAAGCACTTAGTTTTTTGGTGAATGACTGCCATCTCCTGCACAATAACCTTGGGATTTGGGCCGTGTTTGTGGATCGAGCCGGCGAATGGAAGCTAGGAGGGTTGGATCATGTGATCTCAGACCAAGGAGAACCTTCCTCATTACCCCCTGGCAAAGTATTGAACCCAGACCTGGAGAAGTATGACCCACCAGAAGGCCCCAAAAGTACAGGAGAGAAATG GTCGGGAGATGTGTGGAGGCTGGGTTGTCTAATTTGGGAGGTGTTTAATGGACCTCTGCCTCGTGCCTCATCTCTGCGATCTCTTGGCAAG ATCCCAAAGCAGTTAGTGCCACATTATTGTGAGCTGGTAGGAGCAAACCCGAAGGCTCGTCCCAACCCGGCTCGTTTCCTGCAGAACTGTCGTGCCCCTGGAGGCTTTCTGAGCAACAGTTTTGTGGAGAGCAACCTGTTTCTGGAGCAGATCCAG ATCAAGGAGCCAGCAGAGAAACAACAGTTTTTCCAGGACTTGAGTGACAATCTCGATTCTTTCCCTGAAGATTTCTGCAAGCATAAAGTCCTGCCTCAGCTCCTCACAGCTTTTGAGTTTGGCAATGCTGGTGCCGTCGTCTTAACACCACTTTTTAAG GTGGGAAAGTATTTATCTGCAGAAGAATACCAACAGAAGATCATCCCTGTCATTGTGAAGATGTTTTCCTCTACTGATCGTGCAATGAGGATACGGCTTCTGCAGCAG ATGGAGCAGTTCATTCAGTATTTAAATGAAGGAGCAGTCAATTCCCAAATCTTTCCTCACGTAGTTCACGGATTCACAGACACAAATCCAGCCATCAGAGAGCAGACGGTCAAG TCTATGCTTCTGTTGGCTCCCAAGCTGAGCGAGGCCAACTTGAACCAGGAGCTGTTGCGTCACTTCGCACGGCTGCAATCAAAAGATGATCAGGGTCCCATCCGCTGCAACACCACAGTTTGTCTGGGAAAGATTGCCCCCTATCTCAATGCTGGG ATGCGTCAGCGGGTGTTAACCTCGGCATTCTCCCGTGCCACTAAAGACCCGTTTCCTGCGTCACGTGCAGCAGGAGTACTGGGCTTTGCTGCCACACACCACTATtacagtgtgagtgagtgtgccaTGCGCGTCCTACCCACCCTCTCCCCACTCACTGTGGACCCTGACAAGAACGTCCGAGACCAG GCATTTAAAGCCATTAAGAGTTTCCTAAATAAGCTGGAGACTGTTTCTGAAGACCCATCTAAGCTAGCTGAAATAG AGAAGGATGTGAGCGCATCTGCACAAGCAAGTAGTTCAGCAGCGACGTGGGCTGGCTGGGCGGTAACAGGAGTCTCCTCTCTTACGTCTAAACTCATCCGCAACGCTCCTGCAGGCACAGAGGGGGCAACGGCTGAAAATGCCCCAACTGCTCAACCTGCAGCTGCTACCAGTGCCACAAATACATCAG AGACAAAAGCCACTGTTTCATCCTCCACCACTGTTACTAATCAAACAGAGGACACGCGTCCTCCAGAACAGACACAAGAGCCGGTTGGAGATCGGTGGGATGATGAGGATTGGGGAAGCCTTGAG GACCCTGAGAAAGCACAGACAGATCCAGATGACTGGAACTCTGATTGGTCCACTATGTCTTCAACACAGAAGAAGGGCAGT gGGGGGCGGACATCCTCTGTTGCCATGAAAAAGCAGAGCTCTGATTGGAGCAGCTCTGGCTGGGATGCTGATGATAGCTGGTCCAACGAGAAGGATACGGACGGTCAGGTTCAGAGTTCACCGGCAGATGAGGGATGGGGCAACGACTGGGAAGACGATGGAGAGCTAGCAGCGAGCTTTACCCCAACCCCACAGAACACTTCATCTGGTTCTTCAGCCTTTCTTCCTAAAAATAGCTCTGGACAAGAAGGCTTACGACTGGCTAGTGAATATAACTGGGACAGTTCGGGTGCAAAAGGGACAACATCTGACCTGTTCTCCGGCATGTCCCAGAGGGCCGGTTCTACCTCAACTGCTATG aAGACTGATGATGGCTGGGGAGCAGATGCTGGAGGCGAGTGGGGAACAGAGAACTGGGAGTCCTTGGATGGTGATCAGG GTCTCAGTAAGGCGGAGTTAGCCAAGAAGAAGcgtgaggaaagaaggaaagagttGGAGGCCAAACGAGCAGAGAGAAAGGCAGCTAAAGGTCCCCTTAAACTGGGTGCACGCAAACTGGACTGA
- the LOC128611521 gene encoding phospholipase A and acyltransferase 3: protein MAPGQFEEKPQPGDLIEIFRGTYQHWGICVGDGYIIHLAPPSESAQAGAYSMMSVLCDKAVVKKEQLWDVAGTDKYTINNLLDKKYEPRPIHVILQEAHSLLGQELPYCVFSGNCEHFVTELRYGKRESRQVRKAVEVGVAVSVGTLIGVGILAAASAFFGSSNKEKNNKQ from the exons ATGGCGCCAGGACAG TTTGAGGAGAAACCACAGCCGGGTGACTTGATAGAAATCTTCCGTGGGACATATCAGCACTGGGGCATATGTGTTGGAGATGGCTACATCATTCACCTGGCACCACCCT CTGAGTCTGCCCAAGCTGGTGCCTACAGCATGATGTCTGTGCTGTGTGATAAGGCAGTGGTGAAGAAAGAGCAACTCTGGGATGTGGCTGGCACTGACAAGTACACCATTAACAATCTACTGGATAAAAAATACGAGCCACGTCCCATCCATGTCATCCTCCAGGAAGCACACAGCCTTTTGGGGCAGGAGCTGCCCTACTGCGTGTTCAGTGGGAATTGTGAGCATTTTGTAACAGAGCTGAGATACGGGAAGAGAGAATCTCGTCAG GTGCGGAAAGCTGTGGAAGTAGGAGTAGCAGTTAGTGTTGGCACATTAATTGGTGTAGGAATTCTTGCTGCTGCATCAGCCTTTTTTGGCTCAAGCAACAAGGAGAAGAATAATAAACAATGA